One window from the genome of Cyclobacterium amurskyense encodes:
- a CDS encoding sulfotransferase-like domain-containing protein, producing the protein MADKNNKKIFLWSGPRNISTALMYSFAQRNDTIVADEPLYAHYLSHSSAKPFHPGADEILSNMETDGRKVIEWMLGDQSKPVAFYKNMSHHLIKLDWQFMQAGANIILTRSPEEMLLSFSKVIDQPSMADIGYAMQIELLDFFKTKKLPFVVLDAKMVLQDPEGQLRKLSTVVGIPFMQEMLKWKQGPIPEDGIWAKYWYRNVHLSTGFQPYQKKKVEFPNHLVPLLKECQPIYENLVKHAL; encoded by the coding sequence ATGGCAGATAAAAACAATAAAAAGATATTCCTTTGGTCTGGCCCACGGAATATTTCAACAGCCTTAATGTACAGTTTTGCCCAGCGAAACGATACCATTGTAGCCGACGAACCTTTGTATGCACATTATCTAAGCCACTCATCTGCCAAACCCTTTCACCCAGGTGCCGATGAGATTTTGTCAAATATGGAAACAGATGGAAGGAAGGTAATTGAGTGGATGTTGGGGGACCAATCCAAACCTGTAGCCTTTTATAAAAACATGAGCCATCATTTAATCAAACTTGATTGGCAATTTATGCAGGCTGGGGCCAATATTATTTTGACAAGGAGTCCGGAAGAAATGCTTTTGTCTTTTTCCAAGGTGATAGATCAGCCTAGCATGGCAGATATTGGTTACGCCATGCAAATTGAGTTGTTAGATTTTTTTAAAACTAAAAAATTACCATTTGTCGTTCTTGATGCAAAAATGGTTTTGCAAGACCCTGAGGGACAGTTGCGAAAATTATCTACTGTTGTAGGAATTCCATTTATGCAAGAGATGCTCAAATGGAAGCAGGGACCTATTCCAGAAGATGGTATTTGGGCAAAGTATTGGTACCGAAATGTGCATTTATCCACAGGTTTTCAGCCATACCAGAAAAAGAAGGTTGAATTTCCTAACCATTTGGTTCCATTGCTTAAAGAATGTCAACCCATTTACGAAAATCTTGTGAAGCATGCTCTTTAG
- a CDS encoding DUF1349 domain-containing protein, with protein sequence MINIEGREFNWMNPPHSWSEDNGTLHLKTDAETDFWRKTHYGFISENGHFLFTEQSGNFEFLLQFSGKYTDLYDQAGLMIFHDWENWIKAGIEYVDDIQKASAVVTRECSDWSVAPIKGMPETFFIKAKRGNDYVEVSYSLDGSTYQLLRQAYFPPSPSLKIGFMAASPKGGGFEVTFDHFEIKVANAE encoded by the coding sequence ATGATAAATATTGAAGGAAGAGAATTTAATTGGATGAACCCGCCTCATTCATGGTCAGAAGACAATGGGACTTTGCATTTGAAGACTGATGCTGAAACCGACTTTTGGAGAAAAACTCATTATGGGTTTATAAGTGAAAATGGTCATTTTTTATTTACAGAACAATCGGGTAATTTTGAATTTTTGCTTCAATTTTCCGGAAAATACACTGATTTATACGATCAAGCAGGCCTGATGATTTTTCATGATTGGGAAAATTGGATAAAGGCAGGAATAGAATATGTAGATGATATTCAAAAAGCCAGTGCAGTTGTTACCAGAGAATGCTCAGATTGGTCAGTTGCCCCTATAAAGGGAATGCCGGAGACTTTCTTTATTAAAGCTAAAAGAGGTAACGATTATGTAGAGGTAAGTTATAGCTTAGATGGTTCGACCTATCAGCTACTTCGGCAAGCCTATTTTCCTCCTTCACCTTCATTAAAAATAGGCTTTATGGCTGCTTCTCCAAAGGGGGGTGGGTTTGAAGTCACTTTTGATCACTTTGAAATTAAAGTAGCTAATGCTGAATAG
- a CDS encoding PIG-L family deacetylase, with protein sequence MLANYPLSKTEEAFFRDSDIEKITTKIPYLAVDNFPKLGLLTACRFLEWVSTNPEGVISLPTGKTPEYFIKWTKFLLENWEGKKGLEIREKYGLIDCAKPVLNGLHFVQIDEFYPISSAQKNSFYHYVNKFYIEGLGLDPKKALLINSDDIILAEGKSYKEIFPDSKVDLSLRFREYKTPQEKLQQESIYLIDQWCGNYEAKIREKGGIGFFLGGIGPDGHIAFNTRGSDIFSTTRLTETNFETQAVAAGDLGGIEISANRLVITIGLDTIVHNPDAVAIIIAAGEAKAGIVKQSLEHSMTNVYPATVLQKLKNGRFYITKGAGSKLTDSADQYYFTGEWNDTKTERSVLDLCKKLQKYGHRITLEDLRNDKYTSQIPDLNEHTVKNVIKSISAKIDKGMEEEKNEVFLHTGPHHDDISLGILPQITKQLHENSNDAHFAVLTSGFTAVTNTFVIDTLRSTKRFLDNGRIQMVKFEDFYASGYKLKMDKDVYHYLTNVASDNAEERLRGLCHRLVRAIVFTFGIKSTMQLREQINEIITVLKNSYDGEKNPKNIQTLKGMIREFEEELVWAHFGVQVKNVHHLRLGFYTGDIFTEQPDKKRDVEPILNMLREIKPTKLSLTLDPEGSGPDTHYKVLQATAEAVRQWSLEEDLSNFKIIGYRNVWFKFDAAESNVIVPVSLGDMSVMEDSFSNCYMSQVNASFPSYAHNGKFSTLAKKTWVDQLSDVQLLLGKNYFYQHQSAKVRSSHGLIFFREMEVEDFLVEARELEKSTEGML encoded by the coding sequence ATGTTAGCGAATTACCCACTTTCGAAGACTGAAGAAGCTTTCTTTAGAGATTCTGATATTGAAAAAATCACAACAAAAATTCCTTATCTAGCAGTTGATAATTTTCCTAAGTTAGGTTTGCTTACAGCTTGCCGATTCTTGGAATGGGTTTCAACAAACCCTGAAGGGGTAATTAGCTTACCTACTGGTAAAACTCCAGAATATTTCATCAAGTGGACAAAATTTCTTCTTGAGAATTGGGAGGGTAAAAAAGGCCTTGAAATTAGAGAAAAATATGGTTTAATCGACTGTGCCAAGCCAGTACTAAATGGCCTTCATTTTGTACAGATAGATGAGTTTTATCCAATTTCATCAGCGCAAAAAAACAGCTTCTACCATTATGTAAACAAGTTTTACATTGAAGGTCTAGGCTTGGATCCTAAAAAAGCGTTGCTTATAAACTCTGATGATATAATCCTCGCAGAAGGCAAAAGCTATAAAGAGATCTTTCCTGATTCAAAAGTAGATTTATCCCTAAGGTTTAGAGAGTATAAAACACCTCAAGAAAAATTGCAACAGGAATCCATCTACTTGATCGATCAATGGTGTGGCAATTACGAAGCAAAAATCCGTGAAAAAGGTGGAATAGGTTTCTTCCTAGGAGGAATCGGCCCTGATGGTCATATTGCTTTCAACACAAGAGGATCAGATATTTTTTCTACAACCAGACTTACAGAAACAAACTTTGAAACCCAAGCTGTTGCAGCAGGTGACCTAGGAGGTATTGAAATATCTGCCAATCGCCTTGTTATTACAATTGGCTTGGACACTATCGTTCATAACCCTGATGCTGTCGCTATTATTATAGCTGCTGGTGAAGCCAAAGCTGGTATAGTAAAACAATCATTGGAACATTCAATGACCAATGTTTATCCAGCCACAGTACTACAGAAATTAAAGAACGGTAGATTTTATATCACCAAAGGTGCTGGCTCCAAATTAACTGACAGTGCAGATCAGTATTACTTCACAGGTGAATGGAACGACACAAAGACCGAACGTTCTGTATTGGATCTTTGTAAGAAGTTGCAGAAATATGGCCATCGTATCACACTGGAAGACCTTAGGAATGACAAGTACACCAGTCAAATCCCTGATTTGAATGAACATACTGTAAAGAATGTCATCAAAAGTATCAGTGCGAAGATCGACAAGGGTATGGAAGAGGAGAAAAATGAAGTCTTCCTTCATACCGGACCTCACCATGATGATATCTCTTTAGGGATATTGCCACAAATCACTAAGCAATTACATGAGAACAGCAATGATGCTCACTTTGCGGTACTTACATCTGGATTTACAGCTGTAACCAACACCTTTGTAATTGATACGCTTAGAAGTACCAAGAGATTCTTGGACAATGGAAGAATTCAAATGGTTAAATTTGAAGATTTCTATGCCTCAGGTTACAAGTTGAAAATGGACAAAGATGTGTACCATTACTTGACAAATGTAGCCTCTGACAATGCTGAAGAAAGACTTAGAGGACTATGTCACCGATTGGTGAGAGCCATTGTCTTCACCTTCGGTATCAAGTCGACAATGCAGTTAAGAGAGCAAATTAATGAAATCATCACTGTTCTTAAAAACTCCTATGATGGAGAAAAGAATCCAAAAAATATCCAGACCCTAAAAGGGATGATCAGGGAATTTGAGGAAGAACTTGTATGGGCTCACTTTGGTGTTCAAGTTAAAAATGTTCACCACCTAAGACTAGGATTCTATACAGGCGATATTTTCACAGAGCAACCAGACAAGAAAAGAGACGTAGAACCTATCCTCAATATGCTAAGGGAAATCAAACCTACGAAACTTAGTTTGACATTAGACCCTGAAGGCAGTGGCCCTGATACGCATTATAAAGTATTACAAGCAACTGCTGAAGCGGTAAGACAATGGAGCTTAGAAGAAGACCTCAGTAATTTTAAAATTATAGGCTATAGGAACGTATGGTTTAAGTTCGATGCTGCTGAATCTAACGTTATTGTACCAGTTTCTTTGGGAGACATGTCAGTAATGGAAGATTCCTTCTCAAACTGTTATATGAGCCAGGTAAATGCTTCCTTCCCTAGCTACGCACACAATGGTAAGTTCAGTACCCTAGCCAAAAAGACTTGGGTAGACCAACTTAGTGATGTGCAGCTTCTTCTTGGTAAAAATTATTTCTACCAACATCAGTCAGCGAAAGTCCGCTCAAGCCATGGTCTGATATTTTTCAGAGAAATGGAAGTGGAGGACTTCCTTGTTGAAGCCAGAGAGTTAGAAAAATCTACAGAAGGTATGCTCTAA
- a CDS encoding vanadium-dependent haloperoxidase gives MSIGKFYLITTFLFATITNNLFAQVNTSKVDISEVEVFARDKMIEHLFSITDIMVTDVTSPPGAARFYAYSLLGAYLVYGVNESPLLQQLQHPIPKPDPTLLPDRKGINLAFTSTYAMLEVGKNIMPSGKKLTTAQETLVREYSKKKLIKKKALKQSIDYAKKIAAVVLNYAKEDGYSRLSTLKRYSPSKGPGKWYPTPPAYMAAIDPEWRTIRPFFLENLAAYSPPSPAEYSEDKSSSFFRQLLEIYEVTTQLTEEQTLIANFWDCNPFNVSYSGHMAIGLKKISPGGHWMGITGIASQKAGLNFKESLYIHTLVAMGLHDAFISCWDEKYRSDRIRPLTAINELIDETWRPILQTPPFPEYTSGHSVISKTSAVLLTSYFGENFNFIDDSEVFFGLPEREFDSFLKASDEAAISRLYGGIHFRDAIEVGMQQGEKIAKYILKRTQSHPNLLGGKSTGRSK, from the coding sequence ATGTCTATAGGTAAATTTTATTTAATCACTACTTTCCTATTCGCAACAATTACGAATAATCTTTTTGCTCAAGTCAATACTTCTAAAGTCGACATCTCTGAAGTGGAAGTTTTTGCAAGAGACAAGATGATAGAACACCTGTTTTCCATAACAGATATAATGGTTACAGATGTCACTAGCCCTCCTGGAGCCGCTAGATTTTATGCTTATTCCCTTTTAGGAGCTTACCTCGTTTATGGAGTTAATGAATCGCCCCTTCTACAACAGCTTCAGCATCCAATACCTAAACCAGATCCAACTCTACTCCCAGATAGAAAAGGAATAAATTTAGCTTTTACAAGTACCTACGCCATGTTGGAAGTTGGGAAAAACATAATGCCTTCTGGTAAAAAACTAACAACTGCACAGGAAACCTTGGTGCGTGAGTATAGCAAAAAGAAACTCATCAAGAAAAAGGCTTTAAAACAAAGTATTGACTATGCAAAAAAAATTGCAGCAGTTGTATTGAATTACGCCAAGGAGGATGGTTACAGCCGCCTTAGCACCCTCAAAAGATATAGCCCAAGTAAAGGCCCTGGTAAATGGTACCCCACTCCTCCTGCTTATATGGCAGCCATAGACCCGGAGTGGCGAACAATCCGACCCTTCTTTTTGGAAAACTTAGCAGCTTATAGTCCCCCTTCTCCTGCTGAATATTCTGAAGACAAAAGCAGTTCATTTTTCAGGCAATTATTGGAGATTTATGAAGTCACTACACAATTGACCGAAGAGCAAACGCTAATAGCCAATTTCTGGGACTGTAATCCTTTCAATGTCTCTTATAGTGGGCATATGGCTATAGGTCTCAAGAAAATCTCACCAGGCGGCCATTGGATGGGGATTACTGGCATTGCAAGTCAGAAGGCTGGGTTGAATTTTAAAGAAAGCCTTTATATCCATACCCTTGTAGCAATGGGTCTTCATGATGCCTTTATTAGTTGTTGGGATGAAAAGTACAGAAGTGACCGCATAAGACCCCTTACAGCCATCAATGAACTTATTGATGAGACATGGCGCCCCATTTTACAAACCCCACCCTTTCCTGAATACACAAGTGGGCATAGCGTGATTTCTAAAACCTCCGCTGTGTTATTGACTTCTTATTTTGGTGAAAATTTTAATTTTATCGACGACTCAGAAGTATTCTTTGGTCTACCTGAGCGAGAATTCGATTCCTTTCTCAAAGCATCGGATGAAGCAGCCATATCAAGACTATATGGAGGAATTCATTTCAGAGATGCCATAGAGGTAGGCATGCAACAGGGAGAAAAAATTGCCAAATATATCCTAAAAAGAACCCAATCTCATCCAAACCTATTGGGTGGTAAATCCACCGGTCGTTCTAAATAA
- a CDS encoding ROK family protein has protein sequence MKINNMVLGLDIGGTKISSGLFRDGELTDSMEIKTPANSPKEEILETISKQIEAYKHYNLKAIGIGIPGLVDPIHGIIYNLANIPSFHNVNLKKYLEERFGIPVAVNNDANCFALGEYKFGAARIHKHVVGITLGTGIGTGIIANGHLYTGRLCGAGEWGAIPYLDGTFEDYCGSKFFKERYKTSAKKLSVRASEGDQEAIEIFYEFGKHIGELIYRLLLTFAPEAIVIGGSIRKAFPYFEKGVQEVIDAFPYLPISENLKLYVSSSNDSAILGAISLVEENEYLVNNEATINISNPLV, from the coding sequence ATGAAAATTAACAATATGGTTCTTGGATTAGATATTGGAGGTACAAAAATTAGTTCAGGATTATTTAGAGATGGTGAATTGACCGATAGCATGGAGATAAAAACTCCAGCAAATTCTCCAAAAGAAGAGATACTTGAGACCATTTCTAAACAAATAGAAGCTTATAAACACTATAATTTAAAAGCTATAGGAATAGGTATTCCTGGACTAGTAGATCCCATACACGGGATAATCTATAATTTGGCCAATATACCATCGTTCCATAATGTTAATCTAAAAAAATATTTGGAAGAAAGATTCGGCATTCCAGTAGCCGTCAATAACGATGCGAATTGCTTTGCCTTAGGAGAATATAAATTTGGGGCAGCAAGAATACACAAGCATGTGGTCGGCATTACACTTGGTACAGGCATTGGTACAGGTATTATAGCCAATGGTCATCTATACACTGGAAGACTCTGTGGTGCTGGAGAATGGGGAGCAATCCCTTACCTAGATGGTACTTTTGAAGACTATTGCGGAAGTAAATTTTTCAAGGAAAGATACAAAACAAGTGCAAAAAAGCTTTCTGTTAGAGCCAGTGAAGGTGATCAGGAGGCAATTGAAATTTTTTACGAATTCGGAAAACACATAGGAGAACTGATTTACAGACTATTGCTCACATTTGCTCCAGAGGCGATTGTGATTGGTGGTTCAATTAGAAAAGCATTCCCCTACTTTGAAAAGGGAGTTCAAGAAGTTATTGATGCATTCCCTTACCTACCGATTTCCGAAAACTTAAAACTCTACGTTTCTTCATCAAATGATTCAGCCATTTTAGGAGCCATTTCTTTAGTCGAAGAAAACGAATATTTGGTAAATAATGAAGCAACCATAAACATCTCCAACCCTTTGGTCTAA